From the genome of Blautia hydrogenotrophica DSM 10507:
CAGTTTTTTCTCTTTATATTCCTCAAAATTTCCCGCGTCCAGAGCGTCCCTGATCTCTGTCATCATCGTATTATAGAAATACAGATTATGGAGAACACACAGCCGCATCCCCAACATCTCTTTTGCCTTCAAAAGATGGCGGATGTAAGCCCTACTGTAATTGCGACAGGCTGGACACTGACATCCTTCCTCAATGGGTCTGTCATCCAACTCATATTTTGCGTTGAACAGATTACGCCTTCCCTGGTTAGTATAGACATGCCCATGCCTTCCATTTCTGGACGGATAGACACAGTCAAAAAAATCTACCCCTCGGCTCACCGCCTCTAGGATATTCGCAGGTGTTCCTACTCCCATCAGATAAGTCGGCTTTTCCTTGGGCAAATGTGGAACCACCTCATCCAAAATCCGGTACATCTGCTCATGGCTCTCTCCCACTGCCAGACCTCCGACTGCATAGCCATCCAAATTCATCTCAGAGATCTGCTGTGCATGAGAGATACGGATATCCTCATAGATCGCTCCCTGATTGATGCCGAACAAAAGCTGGTGAGGATTGATGGTGTCTTCCAGAGAATTCAGTCTTGCCATCTCTTCCTTACAACGTCTCAGCCAACGGGTCGTGCGTTCCACAGAATTCTGAACATACTCTCTGGTAGCCACACTAGAAGGACATTCGTCGAAAGCCATCGCGATCGTGGACGCCAGATTCGACTGAATCTGCATACTCTCTTCCGGCCCCATAAAAATCTTTCTCCCATCGACATGGGACTGAAAGTATACGCCTTCCTCTTTGATCTTACGAAGCCCTGCAAGGGAAAAAACTTGAAATCCGCCGGAATCCGTGAGAATCGGCCTGTCCCAATTCATAAATTTATGCAGTCCCCCCAACTTTTTGATCACCTGATCACCTGGACGCACATGTAGATGGTATGTATTGGACAGTTCCACCTGAGTGCCAATCTCATGCAAATCCACCGTGGATACCGCCCCTTTAATCGCAGCGGCTGTCCCCACATTCATAAAGACAGGTGTCTGAATGGTTCCATGAACAGTTGTCAGCTTCGCTCTCTTCGCTCTGCCTTCGGTTTTTAATATCTGATACATTCGCCTTCCTCATTTTCTTCATTCTTTGCCCAGTGCAGTGCACACAGGCATTACCCGTTCAGTATATCTTGAAAAGTTCTGAAATTCAAGTCCATATCAGGATATAAATTGTTAAGTTTTAACTGTTGTATTTTGAGAACTCCTGTCGTATAATGTTACCGACCAAAAAAACTATCTATTATAAATAAGAAAGAATTATGTTGTCATATCGTGCCAGCACGATCACTATACAATTAATATGAAAAAGGAGGTACTGTTTTGGCTGTCATTTCATCTACAGACGATTTTTATCGTTTAGGTATCGACATCGGTTCAACCACAGTAAAAATAGCCATTCTCGACCAAGACAATACTCTGTTGTTTGCAGATTATGAACGTCATTTTGCTAATATCCAGGAGACTCTGGCAAATCTTCTGGCAAAAGCCCAGGATAAATTAGGGGAACTCATTGTACACCCAGTAATTACCGGTTCCGGAGGCCTTACCTTGGCCAATCATCTAGAAGTTCCATTCGTGCAGGAGGTAATCGCTGTATCTACTTCCCTGGAGACCTTCGCTCCAAAAACAGACGTTGCTATTGAGCTAGGTGGAGAGGACGCAAAAATCATCTACTTCGAAGGCGGAAATATCGAACAGCGTATGAACGGCATCTGTGCCGGAGGCACCGGCTCTTTTATCGACCAAATGGCTTCTCTGCTCCAGACGGATGCGTCTGGCTTAAATGATTACGCCGAACACTATCAGGCACTCTATCCCATAGCGGCCCGGTGCGGTGTCTTCGCCAAATCGGATATTCAACCCTTAATCAATGAGGGCGCCACGAAAGAAGATTTGGCCGCTTCTATTTTCCATGCAGTCGTAAATCAGACCATCAGCGGACTGGCCTGCGGTAAACCTATCCGCGGACATGTGGCCTTCTTAGGCGGCCCGCTCCATTTTTTGACTCAGCTGCGCCAGGCATTTATCCGCACCCTAAAGCTAGATGAGGAACATACCATCATTCCTGAAAACTCGCATCTGTTTGCAGCTATGGGGTCCGCACTGAATGCAAAAGAAGAAGTATCCGTCTCTATGTCATCCATGAAAGATCGGCTGGCTGCTTCTATCAAACTAGACTTCGAGGTTGCCCGCATGGAACCTCTCTTTGAATCTGAGGAAGACTATCGAGAATTTGAAAAGCGTCAAAGTCAGTACAATGTGGCAACCGCAGATCTGTCCACCTACGAGGGCAACTGTTATCTCGGAATTGACGCAGGTTCTACCACCACAAAGACAGCTCTCGTCGGGGAAGACGGAACCCTGCTCTATTCTTTCTACAGCAACAACAATGGCAGCCCCCTAAACACAGCAATCCGTTCTATTCAGGAAATTTACCAGCAGCTGCCACCTAGCGCACACATCGCCTATTCCTGTTCCACCGGATATGGAGAAGCTTTGATCAAAGCAGCTCTTTTGTTGGATGAAGGAGAAGTAGAGACCGTGTCTCACTATTACGCGGCCGCATTTTTTGACCCGGAAGTAGACTGTATTCTGGATATCGGCGGCCAGGATATGAAGTGTATCAAGATCAAAAACCAGACTGTAGACAGCGTTCAGCTCAACGAGGCCTGTTCCTCCGGCTGTGGCTCTTTCATCGAAACTTTTGCGAAATCCCTGAACTACAGCGTATCTGATTTCGCCAAAGCAGCTTTATACGCAAAGCATCCCATTGATCTTGGTACCCGTTGTACGGTATTCATGAATTCCAAAGTCAAACAAGCACAAAAAGAAGGGGCTGAGGTCTCGGACATTTCCGCCGGACTCGCCTACTCTGTCATCAAAAACGCGCTTTACAAGGTCATCAAAGTATCCGATGCCTCCGAGCTTGGACGCCATATTGTCGTACAGGGCGGCACCTTCTACAATGACGCAGTGCTGAGAAGTTTCGAAAAAATCGCGGACTGCCATGCCATCCGTCCGGATATCGCTGGCATCATGGGAGCTTTCGGAGCAGCCTTAATCGCCCGCGAACGATACTGTGCGGACACAGAGACGACCATGCTCCCCATCGAGAAGATCAATACATTGGAATTTTCCACTTCCATGGCAAACTGTAAAGGCTGTACCAATAACTGTCGTCTGACCATCAACAAATTCTCCGGCGGCCGCCAGTTCATCAGCGGAAACCGGTGTGAGAAGGGCCTTGGCAAAGAGAAGAACCAAAAGAAAATTCCAAATCTATTCGATTACAAATATAAAAAACTGTTCCACCGCGCTCCTCTGTCTCCACTAGAAGCAACTCGGGGACAGGTGGGAATTCCCAGAGTGCTCAACATGTATGAGAACTATCCATTTTGGCATACCTTCTTTACGGAATTGAAATATCAGGTGGTGCTCTCGCCCGGCTCTAGCCGGAAAATCTACGAACTGGGTATCGAATCGATTCCCAGTGAATCCGAGTGTTATCCGGCAAAGCTCGCCCACGGCCATATCTCCTGGCTGATTCGAAAGGGCGTCAAGTACATATTCTATCCTTGCATTCCCTATGAGCGGGTAGAATTTCCTGAGGCAGTCAATCACTATAACTGTCCAATCGTGACCTCTTACGCCGAGAACATCAAAAACAACGTGGATGAGTTAAGCGACCCTTCGATTCGCTTTTCCAATCCTTTTCTGGCTTTTACCTCAGAGGAAGTTCTCACAGAACGCCTGGTACAAGAATTTTCAAATCTCCCAGAAGCAGAAGTTCGCCAAGCTGCCCATAAAGCCTGGGTGGAATTGGAAAACACTCGGAAAGATATTCAAAAAAAGGGAGAGGAAGTCTTAGCGTGGATGGAACGTACGCACCACCGGGGAATCGTCCTGGCTGGACGTCCTTACCATGTGGATCCCGAAGTACATCACGGTATCCCTGAACTGATTAACAGTTATGAGATCGCAGTGCTCACAGAAGACTCCATCTCACATCTGGCACACATTGAGCGTCCGCTGCGTGTCAATGACCAGTGGATGTACCATTCCCGACTGTACGCGGCCGCGAACTTTGTAAAGACCAGGGAAGATTTGGACTTAATTCAGCTCAACTCTTTTGGCTGTGGGCTGGACGCAGTTACCACGGACGAAGTCTACGAGATCTTAGAGCGAAGCGGGAAAATCTATACCTGTCTGAAAATTGATGAGGTAAACAACCTAGGAGCAGCCAGAATCCGAATTCGTTCCTTGATCGCAGCCTTGAAAGTAAAGGAAAAGAAAAAACAGCCTCGGGTAATCCGCCCCTCTTCCATCTACAAGGTGCCATTCACCAAGGAAATGCGGAAAACCTACACAATATTATGTCCGCAGATGTCACCGATACATTTTTCTATCCTGCAAGCTGCTTTCAACGCAAGCGGATACCATCTCGAGGTTCTGCCCAACGACAACAAAGAAGCAGTAGACGTGGGATTAAAGTATGTAAACAACGATGCTTGCTATCCGTCTTTGATGGTGGTGGGACAGGTCATGCAGGCCCTGCTCTCAGGTAAATACGATTTAAATCGTGTGGCAATCATCATGAGTCAAACCGGAGGCGGCTGCCGCGCCTCCAACTATATCGCTTTTATCCGCCGCGCTTTAGAAAAAGCAGGTATGAGTCAGATTCCGGTGATCTCGGTGAACCTAAGCGGATTGGAGAGCAATCCAGGCTTTAAGCTGACTCCGAAACTGATTCAGCGAGTAGCCTACGGTGGTGTCTTTGGCGATATTCTGATGAAATGTGTCTACCGGATGCGCCCCTATGAAGCGAAAAAGGGTTCTGTCAACCGGTTACACAGAAAATGGGAAAAACGTTGTATCCAATTTATCAGTGACAAAAAAATCACACATAAAAAATTCAAGTGGATGTGCCGCAAAATGATTCAGGAATTTGATCAGATTCCCATCACAGACGAGAAAAAGCCACGGGTCGGAATCGTCGGTGAAATCCTGGTAAAATTTCTTCCCGCCGCAAACAACTATCTGGCAGAGCTTTTGGAGTCAGAAGGAGCGGAAGCTGTCGTTCCCGACCTCATCGATTTCCTGGCCTACTGCTTCTACAATCAGAATTTCAAAGTAAAATATTTAGGTTCTAAAAAGTCTGTGGCAGTCACAGCAAATATGGGAATTAAGGCCCTCGACTGGATACGAAGTGCCGCTAACCAAGCATTCCGTGAGAGCAAGCATTTTGAGCCTTCCGCAGATATTCGGGATTTGGCGAGAATGGCCCGTCCGATCGTCTCTACCGGAAACCAGACGGGAGAAGGTTGGTTCCTGACCGGTGAGATGCTGGAATTGATTCACAACGATGCCCCGAACATTGTCTGCACTCAGCCATTCGCATGTCTGCCAAATCATATCGTGGGAAAAGGTGTCATCAAGCAGATTCGCAAGCAGTACCCTCAGGCTAATATCGTGGCCATCGACTACGACCCCGGAGCCAGCGAGGTGAACCAGCTGAACCGAATCAAGCTGATGCTCTCCACCGCCCAGAAAAACTTAAAGAAAGATATTACGGTATAAAATCAAACAGCTCTATTCAAGGAGGATAACTCCAAGAATAGAGCTGTCTTTATGTGATAGGAAAACCCTTGTCACGCTAACGCTTGAAAGTCCTTTTCTATTCATAAACGCTCCGCTAAGGATGCGCACGCCGCAATGAGGAATTCACCGCTTTGCGGTGTTGCAGCGGCGCGCAAAGTGGGCGCTCCCCTCGAGATTGAGGGGAAGGAGGAACTGAAGTGGGTTTACACACCTTCTTACAGCATCCCCAATTTTCGACCTAGGCGAATCATCAAACCTCCGCCTGGAAGCGCACCTAACTCCTCAGCAGATGGTCTTCCCAATTTCAGATAACACACAAAATACGTAAGTCCTCCCAGTCCAATCGCAAGTACCAGGCAAAGAACACTGATCGGCACCAAAAGATATAAACCGTAATAGACTCCGCCTGCCACCAGTCCCATAGGCACAGACGCCAACAGAGGCGGAAGATACGCTTTTCTCCAAGGATTTCGATACCCCATATACTTCTTCATCGCCCGGTCATTCAACACACACATCACCACAGCGTACACAATCATCGCGCACACAATCGTGTAGACACCTAAATCTGTCAGAAACAGCAAAACTGCCATGACAATCACGTCCACTACCAGAGAAACTGCCGCGTTGATCATTGGAATTTTAGGTTTTCCAATTCCCTGAAGAACCCCATTGGAGATATTCGAACATCCGTTTAAAACAATGGTGACAGCGCCAATAATCAAGATATTTGCCGCCACCGGTGTGGAGACCGGAAACAACAGTCTTGTGATCGGTCCTGACAAAACCGCAAGTCCAACAGCAGCTGGAATGGAAATCAGCATACTAATCCATGCAGCCTGGTCCGTCTTAGCATTGGCACTTTTGATATCCCCATAGGCATAGTGGGCGGACACTTCAGGAATCATAGATGTGGGCGCCGTACTCGCCAATGTCAGAGGGATGTTGATAATCGTCATAAAATAAGAGTTCTGACTGTACAGGGATTTCACCACATCCTCCGCCACACCTTTGTATTCCATAATAGCAGAGTACATATAGCTGTTGATATAGCCATTCACATTATAAATAAATGCACTTAGAATAATCGGTGAAGCGATCAACACGATAATCCTCAGAACACTTCCATAACTCTCATCTGAGGATACTCGGTCTTTGCTCACTCTCCTGCGAATTCCCTTCCGGTTGATTCCATAAATCACAACCATCAGCATCAATGCTGCCAACACTCCCGCTCCAGTACCCATGGTCGCTCCTGCAGCTCCCCATCTTTGCTGCGTGGAATCGGAAGCCGCTGAAAAACTCACCTGCATAAAATGAACCATCAAAAGTGCGACGCTGGCATTGGCAATCTGTTCGAGAATCTGGGACAGGGAAGTCGGCATCATGTTCCGGTACGCCTGAAAATATCCCCGGAATACACCTAAAATACCTGAAAAAAAGATCGTCGGAGAGAGAACTCGAAGAGCCAGCCTAGCGTTCGCCATATTGGAAGGGATCAGTATAGAAGCCCCGAACAGGCAAAACAACGACACTGCACCACCCATAATCACCGCGTAAATTAACGCCCCCCGAAATACTCTCTGGGCATCCCGGTAGCGACCAAAAGCAATCCTCTCCGCCATGATTTTGGACACTGCCTGAGGAATACTAAAAGACGCAATCATCAACAGAATGAAATAAATGTTCTGCGCAAATTGAAAACAGGCAAATCCTTCGTTTCCCAACATAGAGGACAACGGTCTTTTATAAATTAACCCGATGATCTTGGATACCAGCGCCGCCACCATCAAAAAGGAGGCATTTTTTACCAACGTATTGTCCTTCTTACTCATTCCATCTCCATCCTTCTCATATTCCTAGAACACTGCATCTGTTCGATTCCCGGCCGCAGGTATATTCTCGATCTGCCAGTCGATGGGCGTCAGGCCATTGGCCCTTAAAAATTCATTCGTCTGGCTGAAATGTCTACATCCAAAGAATCCTCTGTATGCCGACAGGGGGCTAGGATGCGGCGCCTCCAAGATTAAATGTTTGGGATTGTGAAGCATACTTTTTTTCATCTGTGCCGGCTTTCCCCAAAGCAAAAAAACAATTGGTCGATCCTGCTGGTCCAAAACCTGTATCGCCGCATCAGTAAATTCCTCCCAGCCGATTCCTCTGTGGGAATTAGCCTGATGAGCCCGCACCGTCAACACCGTATTCAGCAAAAGAACTCCCTGTCTTGCCCATTTTTCCAGATATCCATTGTTGGGAAAATAACACCCCAAATCATCATGAAGCTCCTGATAGATGTTTACCAAAGACGGCGGAATCTCCACGTCCTTTTTCACAGAGAAGCAAAGACCATGAGCCTGCCCGTCATTGTGATACGGATCTTGTCCTAGGATCACTACTTTTACCTCATTTAAAGGGGTAAAATGAAACGCATTAAACATCTCCTGTGCAGGAGGAAAAATCTTTCTCGTCTGATATTCTTCCAAGACTTTTTTATATAATTTCGCATAATAAGGCTTGCGAAACTCCCCTTTGAGAGCCTCCAGCCATTCACCTTCCAATGCTGCCATAACGACTCCTTTATCTTCTGACCGGCACCTTACGATGCGCCAGATAGTTCTTTACTTCCTGTATCTCTAGTTCTTTGTAATGAAACAGCGACGCAGCCAGCGCTGCATCCGCCCCTCCCACGGTCAGAGCGTCATAAAAATGTTCCAGACTGCCCGCTCCTCCGGAGGCAATCACCGGTATGGACACACACCCGGCAATGGCACTGGTCAATTCCAGATCGTATCCTGCCTTCGTCCCATCGCAGTCCATACTCGTCAACAGAATTTCGCCCGCTCCCAAAGCTTCCACCTGCTTCGCCCACCAGACTGCATCCATTCCCATGTCAACTCTACCGCCATGCTTATAGATATTCCAACCACTGCCGTCGGCCCTTTTTTTAGCGTCAATCGCCACGACGACACACTGACTGCCAAATTTCTCTGCTGCCTCTCGGATAAGCTCAGGACGGTCAATCGCCGCGGAATTGATGGAAATTTTATCGGCACCCTCCCGAAGCAACATCCGAAAGTCTTCCACTGTGCGGATTCCTCCCCCTACCGTAAACGGGATGAACACATTCGCCGCCACCTGCCGTACCATATCCACCACTGTGGCCCTCTGGTCAGAAGATGCCGTGATATCTAAGAATACCACCTCATCCGCTCCTGCCGCGTCATAAGCTTTTGCTACTTCCACTGGGTCTCCCGCATCTTTTAAATTGACAAAATTAACCCCTTTTACCACTCTCGCGTTTTTCACATCCAGACACGGAATAATTCTTTTCGTAAACATCCTCTTAGCACCCTCCATCCAGCTTTGCAAAATTTTCAAGCATTTTCAATCCCCAGCTGCCACTTTTTTCCGGGTGAAACTGACAGGCAAAGACATTACCCTGTTCTACAGAAGCGTGAATCTCAACTCCGTACTGAGTCGTTGCTTTCACAACCGCAGGGTCCTCTGCCTTCAAATAATAAGAATGTACAAAATACACATAGGTCTGTTCCGGCACTCCTGCAAACAGCCTGCCACCATTTTTTAGTTCCAGAGAATTCCAGCCCATATGTGGAATCTTCAGTCCATCCTGGTGCAAAAGTCGCAAAACCTGGCCTTTTAATATCCCCAGACCCTCTACTCCCTCGCTCTCCTGGCTGGACTCAAAGAGTAGCTGAAGTCCCAGACAGATACCTAAAAATGGGGTTCCCCTGTCTACAATCTCATGAATCACAGAAATCAGACCATACTCTCTTAGTTTTCCCATTGCATCCCCAAAACTTCCCACCCCTGGCAAAATCACCTTGTCAGCAGCCAGCAGCTCCTTCGGTTCACGGGTCACCACAGGTGTCTCTCCCAGATGGAGCAGTGCTTTCTCAACACTCTTAATATTACCCGCATCGTAATCGATAATTCCGATCATACCAACCTCCGTAATTTTTATATCACTGTGCTGTCCGTACGTTTTTTCACCGACTTAGATACCGAAAAGAACAATGGCGAAACAGCACAGAATTTGACTTCTGTCTCGGCTATTAGTATACCGCATAAAAGCTTCAGGGTCAAAATGATTCTGCCCCTGAAGCTTTATTTTTTTAACTAATTTTTATCTTTTCTCCAGTTCAAACCAAAACTGTACACCATTTTTAAAATTCTCCACACCGCACTGCTGTCTCATGGATTCCATGATCGCCTTTACGATGGAAAGTCCAATGCCACTTCCTCCATACTCTCTCGTCCTGGCCTTATCCACTTTGTAGAACTTATTCCAAATCTGATCTAGATCTTCCTCAGGAATCGCTTTTCCCGTATTAAACACAGTCACCCTTACTATGTGCTCATCCATCTTTAAAATCTTGATCTCCACAATCTTATTCTCGTCCAGGTGATTCAGAGCATTGGTAAAATAGTTCGTGATGACCTCCTCAATCTTAAATTCATCAGCCCAGACCATCACAGGCTCCTGGCTGTTAAAGATCACCCTTGCCTCTTTTTGCTGTACCAGAATATCCGAAGCCTGAATCACTCCCCGAATCACTTCCACCAGATCGAATTCCTCCATAGTCACCAAATCCACACCGGACTCCAATTGATTCAAATTCAACAGATTTCTCACCAGCTTGTTCATCTTCGCGGCCTCGTCCATAATCACGTCGCAGTAGAACTCTCTACTCTCAGGGTCATCCGAAATATTCTCTCTCAGCCCTTCCGCGTATCCTTGCACCAAGGCAATCGGCGTCTTCAGCTCATGGGACACATTGTCTAAAAATTCTTTTCGCTTTTCATCAATACGGATTTTTTCTTCAATATCTCTATGAAGCTGCCCATTTGCCTGCTGTAACTCAGAAATCGTGTTCTGAAGCTGCATCGACATGAAATTAAAATTTTCTCCTAAGGTGTCAATCTCATTGCCAGCCCTACTCTCATACTTCACGCCAAAATCCAGCTTTGCCATTTGCTGAGATAGTTTTGTGAGCTGACAAATCGGTTTTGTAATTCTTCTGGTCACCAAGGCGATGATCACAAAGCTTATCACCAAAACAGCAAGTCCTACATAGAGGTAAAAGCCCTTTGAGATATTCACACTCTCCCGGATACTCTCTAGAGGCGTTCGTATAATGCAGTAGTTCTGGTTGTCCAGCTCTCCCCAAATCTCCACATAATCCATGTCCACGAAATTGTCCTCACTCTTTTGTATCACATATTGATCGCTCTGTTCTAGAACCTTGGTCTTTACCTTCTCCTTGCCACCTATTCCGTACAGATAGCCAAAGAGCCGAGAGGCCAACATGTCTTTCTCTCCGACCCCTCCTACGATGACTCCCTCCGGGCTTAATACTACCCAGCTTAAATTCTTCTCTGAGCTTTCTTTTATCCAGGTATCCGGAATTCCTTCTTCATTTTTCAGCTTTTCCAATTTCATAAAAGAAGATTTTAGCGTATCCTCTTTCTGGGTGATATAATAATCTTCCAAGAAAAACTGATTAATCAGCAAAATGGCCCCTAAAAACACAAACACCAGGCCTGTAAACAATACTGTGATCTGAAACCGCAGTGTGTGGGGACGCCACTCTCTCATTCTTCCACCTCGAACTTATACCCCATTCCCCAGACGGTCTTAATGTACTCTCCTTTTTCTCCCAGTTTACTTCTTAGCTTTTTTACATGAGTGTCAATCGTACGGGCGTCTCCAAAGTAGTCGTAATTCCAAACGGAATTTAAAATCTTCTCCCTTGACAACGCAATTCCCTGGTTCTCGATAAAATAGGAAAGCAATTCAAATTCTTTAAAGCTAAGCTCGATGGGACTTCCCTCCACCGTCACCTGGTGAGCAGCTTTGTCCACGACAATTCCACCCAAACTGAGAACATCTTCTTTGTTTGTTTGTCCCGTCCGGCGCAAAATTGCCTCAACCCGAGCCACCAGTATCTTAGGGCTGAACGGTTTCGAAATATACTCGTCGACTCCCAACTCGAATCCTAAAAGTTCATCTCTCTCATCCCCCCGAGCGGTCAGCATGATAATCGGAACTTTGGAATTCTTACGAATTTCACGGCAAACTTCCCAACCATCCATTTTCGGCATCATCACATCCAAAATAATTAACGCGATATTTTTATCAGAGTAAAACAAGTCGACTGCTTCCTCCCCGTCCGCTGCCTCAATCACCTCAAAGTTGTCGCGAACCAAAAAATCTTTTACCAGCTTGCGCATTCTGCTCTCATCGTCAACCACTAATATTTTTAAAGCAT
Proteins encoded in this window:
- a CDS encoding response regulator transcription factor, translating into MDALKILVVDDESRMRKLVKDFLVRDNFEVIEAADGEEAVDLFYSDKNIALIILDVMMPKMDGWEVCREIRKNSKVPIIMLTARGDERDELLGFELGVDEYISKPFSPKILVARVEAILRRTGQTNKEDVLSLGGIVVDKAAHQVTVEGSPIELSFKEFELLSYFIENQGIALSREKILNSVWNYDYFGDARTIDTHVKKLRSKLGEKGEYIKTVWGMGYKFEVEE